A stretch of the Fusarium musae strain F31 chromosome 2, whole genome shotgun sequence genome encodes the following:
- a CDS encoding hypothetical protein (EggNog:ENOG41), whose protein sequence is MDGAVDRDLDRIKDRDRDRDYDRDKDRERDRDRDRDRDRPLDDARDRDRDNGRDRDDDHGRDRDYANGKDRDRVKDRDVDRDRRRESRVPPRVPREPRDRDHPPHSSKRNSITDRLLGSFRSVRGEKEKEIAMPAVASSIQRRASSAVTKGGPVLRIREWLDACNADHHHHCAVSSDIDITTWRPAWLVDVVERRLVKATTKDRYLALSYVNGTQRNGAPMFTHLLQSNVETFQDRLPNLDMPQTYLDAMWLAKKLGIRHIWIDRICITQDNREEMDDHIKHMAYVFSNSYLTIVAATGDVYTGLPSLDPKRSTRGLRTTGRTHQELVAASPWYTRGWTLVERIYSRRSVFFFEDSITWECHCETWQGSPNSVMKKLRGGRQECTGAVPDAAFAFQHPPWPDLDEYARYAMEYSARKLTLVDDTLPAFAGITHVLSRSFPGGFIYGMPIAFLDIALLWRPHASIRRRALSRPPFLPSWSWMGWWFDNIPVDLTLWRAAADYVEEARTGKRGQETKRYRSAHPFRIKPTVTWSLTDRAATVPVMNTGLQYRDLRGRRSPSSELPPGWSRSGSYYVHDSDDSALFKYPIPVEDPPETGGYEPPVGEQAYPGPLLSFKTTTGFFEVEFHTTLAHRDRTNPPLAVGTIWNKANRWAGQFRAHDAWLGIQSSNYDGEERLEFIAISTATERRGSHVFDNEKFEEHMDADEMIDFVNVLWIERIGDIAYRRGVGQILLKTWEAQAKDEVGILLG, encoded by the coding sequence ATGGATGGGGCTGTCGATCGGGATCTGGATCGTATCAAAGACCGCGACAGAGATCGTGACTACGACAGGGACAAAGACAGAGAAAGAGATCGAGACAGAGATAGAGATCGCGACAGACCATTAGACGATGCAAGAGACAGAGATCGCGACAACGGGAGAGACCGAGATGATGATCACGGAAGAGACAGGGACTATGCAAATGGGAAGGACAGAGACAGAGTCAAGGATAGGGATGTCGACAGAGATAGGCGTCGCGAGAGCCGTGTCCCTCCGCGTGTTCCCCGGGAACCCCGCGATAGAGACCATCCTCCACATTCTAGCAAGCGAAACAGTATTACTGACCGCCTGCTTGGATCGTTTAGGTCAGTTCGTggtgaaaaggagaaggagatcgcAATGCCAGCTGTCGCTTCCTCAATTCAACGCCGGGCATCTTCCGCTGTTACCAAGGGTGGCCCAGTTCTTCGCATTCGTGAGTGGCTTGATGCTTGTAACGCggatcaccaccaccactgcgCCGTCTCTTCTGATATTGATATCACCACATGGCGCCCTGCCTGGcttgttgatgtcgttgagcGGCGCTTAGTCAAGGCAACAACCAAGGACCGTTATTTGGCTCTCAGCTATGTCAACGGTACCCAGCGCAACGGAGCACCGATGTTTACACATCTGCTTCAATCTAATGTGGAAACTTTCCAAGATCGTCTGCCCAATCTCGACATGCCTCAGACTTATCTGGACGCCATGTGGCTTGCTAAGAAACTTGGAATTCGACACATTTGGATCGACCGTATTTGTATAACCCAGGATAATCGggaagagatggatgatCATATTAAGCACATGGCATACGTCTTTTCTAATTCTTACCTGACTATTGTTGCCGCTACTGGCGATGTTTATACAGGGCTGCCTTCACTTGATCCAAAGCGATCAACGCGCGGCCTTCGAACGACTGGTCGTACTCACCAGGAGTTGGTTGCAGCCTCGCCATGGTATACGAGGGGCTGGACTCTGGTTGAGCGCATTTATTCTCGACGTTCggtctttttctttgaagACTCAATAACCTGGGAATGTCACTGCGAGACATGGCAGGGGAGCCCAAACAgtgtgatgaagaagctgagaggAGGCCGTCAAGAGTGTACGGGTGCTGTCCCTGATGCTGCGTTTGCGTTTCAGCACCCGCCGTGGCCTGATCTTGATGAGTATGCCCGCTATGCGATGGAATACAGCGCACGGAAATTGACGCTTGTCGACGACACGCTGCCTGCTTTTGCGGGAATCACACACGTACTATCTCGTTCTTTTCCCGGTGGGTTTATTTATGGCATGCCAATCGCGTTCTTGGACATTGCTTTGCTGTGGCGCCCGCATGCGTCCATTCGACGAAGAGCTCTTTCTCGCCCACCATTTCTCccatcttggtcttggatggGCTGGTGGTTTGATAACATTCCGGTCGACTTGACTTTGTGGAGAGCCGCTGCAGACTATGTTGAAGAGGCTCGCACTGGGAAACGTGGTCAAGAGACCAAACGATACCGGTCCGCTCACCCTTTCCGGATCAAACCTACCGTTACCTGGAGCTTGACGGACCGAGCCGCAACCGTCCCCGTTATGAATACCGGCCTTCAGTACCGTGATCTTCGGGGTCGTCGGAGCCCGAGTTCGGAGCTCCCTCCAGGATGGTCTCGCAGCGGTTCGTATTATGTCCATGATAGTGATGACTCTGCGTTGTTCAAATATCCCATCCCTGTCGAAGATCCTCCCGAGACCGGTGGTTATGAGCCACCTGTAGGCGAGCAAGCCTACCCCGGCCCATTACTGTCATTCAAAACAACAACTGGTTTCTTTGAGGTCGAGTTCCACACAACTCTCGCTCATCGTGACCGAACCAATCCACCCCTTGCCGTAGGTACTATTTGGAACAAAGCAAACCGATGGGCAGGTCAATTTCGTGCTCACGACGCATGGCTGGGTATTCAATCTTCCAACTACGATGGTGAAGAGCGCCTGGAGTTTATCGCCATATCAACAGCCACAGAGCGTCGCGGTTCGCATGTATTTGATAATGAGAAATTTGAGGAGCATATGGATGCAGATGAAATGATTGACTTTGTCAATGTCCTTTGGATCGAGCGCATTGGAGATATTGCGTACCGAAGGGGTGTCGGCCAGATCTTACTCAAGACCTGGGAGGCACAAGCCAAAGATGAGGTAGGAATTCTGCTCGGTTAG